From the genome of Candidatus Paceibacterota bacterium, one region includes:
- a CDS encoding GNAT family N-acetyltransferase, whose amino-acid sequence MCELKLIEITEHPITSTFEIYAKGERVGRCMLHHEARSESHLPEGFSGHIFYEIFEPFQGKGYAKAALEKLVVAARHIGLPRVFVVVSDENVPSQKVIEGRGAQLIGATMGSDGRYYRRYAIDCNK is encoded by the coding sequence ATGTGCGAACTTAAGCTGATTGAGATTACTGAGCACCCAATTACTTCTACATTTGAAATCTATGCTAAAGGGGAACGTGTAGGTAGGTGTATGCTTCATCACGAAGCACGCAGCGAATCGCATCTCCCTGAGGGATTTTCTGGACATATTTTCTACGAAATATTTGAGCCTTTTCAGGGCAAGGGATACGCAAAGGCAGCTCTTGAGAAGCTCGTCGTTGCTGCGCGTCATATCGGTCTTCCTCGCGTGTTTGTGGTCGTAAGTGATGAGAATGTTCCATCACAGAAAGTCATTGAAGGGCGAGGGGCACAGCTCATTGGTGCCACGATGGGAAGTGATGGTCGTTATTATCGTCGCTATGCAATAGATTGTAATAAATAA
- a CDS encoding carbohydrate kinase family protein, producing the protein MEQKSFDFVAIGDTVTDAFIRIQKASVHTIEGEAGETEQDLCFINGAKIPYEFAKVIPGVGNSANAAVCAARLGLSSALIADVGEDAQGKEIIAALAHDHVNTDMVRVNPGKSSNYHYVLWFKAERTILIKHETFDYKLPAFEQPKWIYFSSLGENSLPYHEEVLNYIKAHPGVKFAFQPGTFQIKLGAEKLKELYQSCSIFFCNTDEARIILKTNEKDPSKLPKMMSAIGPRIAVITDGPKGLYAYDADVDKTWFVPPYPDPKPPYDRTGAGDACSSTIVVALGLGLPLEEALLWGPINSMSVVQYIGAQEGLLTRPQLEKYLAEKPTDFVATPV; encoded by the coding sequence ATGGAACAAAAATCTTTTGATTTCGTGGCTATTGGAGACACAGTCACTGACGCATTTATTCGCATACAGAAGGCTTCTGTGCACACTATCGAGGGTGAAGCTGGTGAGACAGAGCAAGATCTCTGCTTCATTAACGGAGCAAAGATTCCCTATGAATTTGCTAAGGTAATACCGGGAGTCGGTAACTCAGCAAATGCTGCGGTCTGCGCAGCACGTCTCGGACTCTCTTCTGCACTGATCGCTGATGTTGGCGAGGATGCTCAGGGAAAGGAGATCATCGCTGCACTTGCACACGATCACGTGAACACCGATATGGTTCGCGTTAATCCAGGAAAGTCATCAAACTATCACTACGTGCTCTGGTTCAAAGCAGAACGCACAATTCTCATCAAACATGAGACCTTCGATTACAAACTTCCGGCATTCGAACAACCAAAATGGATATACTTCTCTTCCCTCGGTGAAAACTCACTCCCCTATCACGAAGAAGTGCTGAACTATATCAAAGCACACCCTGGTGTAAAGTTTGCCTTCCAGCCAGGTACGTTCCAGATCAAGCTTGGAGCCGAGAAACTCAAGGAACTGTACCAATCGTGCTCTATCTTCTTCTGTAATACTGATGAAGCCCGTATCATCCTGAAAACCAACGAGAAGGATCCGTCAAAACTCCCGAAGATGATGTCCGCAATCGGCCCGCGCATCGCGGTCATCACCGATGGACCAAAAGGACTTTATGCTTATGATGCAGATGTGGACAAGACCTGGTTCGTGCCACCATACCCAGATCCAAAACCCCCATATGATCGCACTGGTGCTGGAGATGCATGCTCTTCCACAATCGTCGTTGCACTCGGACTCGGACTACCACTCGAAGAAGCACTCCTTTGGGGCCCAATCAATTCGATGTCGGTCGTGCAGTATATCGGTGCTCAGGAGGGACTACTCACACGCCCTCAACTAGAAAAATATCTCGCTGAGAAACCAACGGATTTTGTCGCAACGCCAGTCTAA
- a CDS encoding class I fructose-bisphosphate aldolase has product MNIVQLESVARALVAPGKGILAADESSATANKRFAAVYVTQDEDHRRTFREILLTTPDAVGIVSGVIFYDETFWEKGSSGELFREYCAKHGIIPGIKVDEGLTDLPGFPGEKVSKGLDTLPERIQKYAEAGAQFAKWRSVIVIGEKIPTDACIAANAYVLARYARICQEAGVVPIVEPEVLFDGKHTSEQCEAVTSHVLETLFAAMRTYRVHFPGAILKTGMVLPGKDSGIPVDETDVADRTVRTLRTHVPHDIGGVVFLSGGQTPHQAFANLNAIAQRGPHPWGLTFSYSRALQDPVLKHWAVHQTDIVGAQSIFAHQLKVAQAARSGSMSVAAHSDDFVSHSQDM; this is encoded by the coding sequence ATGAATATTGTACAGCTTGAATCCGTTGCACGAGCGCTGGTCGCACCAGGAAAGGGAATCCTTGCCGCTGATGAATCAAGTGCAACTGCCAATAAGCGTTTTGCCGCAGTCTATGTCACTCAAGATGAAGACCACCGTCGCACGTTCCGCGAGATACTTTTGACGACTCCTGATGCAGTCGGTATCGTCTCAGGCGTGATCTTTTATGACGAAACATTCTGGGAGAAGGGTTCTTCGGGTGAGCTTTTTCGGGAATATTGCGCAAAACATGGAATAATCCCCGGCATAAAGGTGGATGAAGGTCTTACTGATCTCCCGGGTTTCCCTGGAGAGAAAGTCAGTAAAGGTCTCGATACTCTTCCTGAGCGTATACAGAAATATGCTGAAGCGGGTGCTCAGTTTGCGAAGTGGCGTTCCGTCATTGTCATTGGTGAAAAAATTCCTACTGATGCTTGTATCGCTGCGAACGCGTATGTGCTTGCGCGTTATGCTCGAATCTGTCAGGAGGCGGGTGTAGTGCCTATCGTTGAGCCTGAAGTGCTCTTTGATGGCAAACATACTTCCGAGCAATGTGAGGCTGTGACGAGTCATGTTCTTGAGACACTCTTTGCCGCAATGCGTACCTACCGTGTACATTTCCCTGGTGCGATATTGAAGACAGGTATGGTCCTTCCAGGAAAAGATTCTGGTATCCCTGTTGATGAGACTGATGTTGCAGATCGTACGGTGCGCACTTTGCGTACCCATGTGCCTCATGATATTGGGGGTGTGGTATTCCTTTCGGGTGGTCAGACACCACATCAGGCCTTTGCGAACTTGAATGCGATCGCGCAGCGTGGTCCACATCCTTGGGGATTGACCTTCTCTTATTCACGCGCACTTCAGGATCCAGTGTTGAAACATTGGGCAGTACATCAAACAGATATCGTCGGAGCGCAGTCGATTTTTGCACATCAGCTCAAGGTTGCACAAGCAGCACGATCGGGAAGTATGAGTGTGGCGGCGCATAGTGATGATTTCGTTTCCCACTCCCAAGACATGTAG
- a CDS encoding aminoacyl--tRNA ligase-related protein: protein MRQSQLFTKTRREAPKDEVAKNAQLLLRGGYIYKEMAGAYCYLPMGLRVLNKIMNIIREEMDGIGAQEILMTSLQDKAIWEATGRWSDDVVDNWFKTKLKSGTEVGLAFTCEEPLTNLMREYIHSHRDLPMAAYQLQTKFRNEARAKSGIMRGREFIMKDAYTFCKNVEEHNVVYEQYAEAYMRIFTRLGLGELTYKTFASGGSFSKYSHEYQTITEAGEDTIFISDEKHIAINHEVMNDEVLADLGVKREELREANAVEVGNIFTLGTKFSDAYDLNYVDEEGHPQRVFMGSYGIGPGRVMGTIVEVLSDEKGIIWPESVAPFMFHLIALGYDDPAVKEEADKLYHALRARGIEVLLDDRVGPSAGEKFNDSDLLGMPKRVVVSKKTIAAGMYELKDRKTGEVSQISHSQLLA from the coding sequence ATGCGACAATCCCAATTATTTACAAAGACGCGCCGAGAGGCGCCAAAGGACGAAGTAGCGAAGAACGCACAGCTTTTGCTGCGCGGTGGCTACATTTACAAGGAGATGGCAGGTGCATACTGTTATCTCCCCATGGGATTGCGTGTGCTCAATAAGATCATGAACATCATCCGCGAGGAGATGGATGGTATTGGTGCACAGGAAATTCTTATGACCTCATTGCAAGACAAGGCAATCTGGGAAGCAACCGGACGCTGGAGTGATGATGTTGTCGACAATTGGTTTAAGACGAAATTGAAGAGTGGTACTGAGGTTGGTCTTGCATTTACTTGTGAAGAGCCACTCACGAATCTCATGCGCGAGTATATACACTCACACCGCGATCTCCCAATGGCCGCATATCAGTTACAGACGAAGTTTCGCAATGAAGCACGTGCAAAGAGTGGTATTATGCGTGGACGCGAGTTTATCATGAAGGACGCCTATACGTTCTGCAAGAATGTTGAGGAGCACAATGTGGTCTACGAGCAGTATGCGGAGGCCTACATGCGCATCTTCACTCGTCTTGGACTTGGCGAGCTCACCTACAAGACATTTGCATCAGGCGGTTCATTTAGTAAGTATTCTCACGAATATCAGACAATCACGGAAGCCGGTGAGGATACTATCTTCATTAGTGATGAGAAACATATCGCAATCAATCATGAGGTCATGAATGATGAGGTGCTCGCAGATCTCGGCGTGAAGCGTGAGGAGCTTCGTGAAGCTAATGCAGTTGAAGTGGGAAATATTTTCACCCTCGGCACTAAGTTCTCCGATGCATATGATCTGAATTATGTGGACGAAGAGGGTCATCCTCAGCGAGTCTTTATGGGTTCGTATGGAATTGGGCCTGGGCGCGTCATGGGAACCATTGTTGAGGTACTTTCAGATGAGAAGGGTATCATATGGCCAGAATCGGTTGCGCCATTTATGTTCCACCTCATTGCGCTTGGTTATGATGATCCTGCGGTCAAGGAAGAGGCGGATAAGCTATATCATGCACTCCGCGCTCGTGGCATTGAAGTACTTCTTGATGACCGAGTTGGCCCTTCTGCGGGAGAGAAGTTTAATGATAGTGATCTTCTTGGTATGCCTAAGCGTGTCGTTGTTTCAAAGAAAACTATTGCCGCAGGAATGTATGAACTCAAGGATCGTAAGACTGGTGAAGTAAGTCAGATTTCTCACAGTCAGCTTCTTGCATAA
- a CDS encoding rod shape-determining protein: protein MLMDRFLGFSGADIGIDLGTANTLVYLRDHGIIIDEPSVVAVNQKTGRVVAVGSDAKQMLGRTPGHIVAIRPLVGGVISDFEITEEMLAHFINKAQRLSKKQGRPRVVIGVPTLITNVETRAVRDAAMNAGAREVYIVEEPMAAAIGIRLPVTEPVGSMIIDIGGGTTDIAVISLAGIVNAKNLKIAGDRFNSDISSYIRDEFKILIGERTAEEVKIKIGTATKPKEPREAAIRGRDLLTGLPREVIVTDIDLREALAPSLAALVEATKEVLETAPPEILADVMHRGIVIAGGGALIYGLPELLELALHIPVVTADEPLTAVARGTGIIIENLDMYREVLIEHDNELPSR from the coding sequence ATGTTAATGGACCGCTTTCTTGGCTTTTCTGGCGCAGATATTGGTATCGATCTTGGTACGGCGAATACACTCGTCTATCTTCGTGACCACGGCATAATTATTGATGAGCCTTCGGTGGTTGCGGTCAATCAGAAAACGGGACGCGTTGTTGCGGTGGGTAGTGATGCAAAGCAGATGCTCGGGCGTACGCCAGGGCACATTGTTGCTATTCGTCCACTTGTAGGGGGAGTGATTTCTGACTTCGAGATTACTGAGGAGATGCTTGCACACTTCATCAATAAGGCGCAGCGACTTTCGAAGAAGCAGGGTCGTCCACGCGTTGTGATCGGTGTTCCAACACTTATCACTAATGTGGAGACGCGAGCGGTTCGTGATGCTGCGATGAATGCAGGTGCACGAGAGGTCTATATTGTCGAAGAGCCCATGGCTGCAGCGATTGGTATTCGACTTCCTGTCACAGAGCCTGTGGGTTCGATGATCATCGATATTGGCGGAGGCACAACTGATATTGCAGTCATCTCTCTTGCTGGAATTGTGAATGCGAAGAACCTTAAAATCGCAGGGGATCGTTTCAATTCAGATATTTCTTCATATATTCGGGATGAATTTAAGATTCTTATTGGTGAACGTACGGCAGAGGAGGTAAAGATTAAGATCGGTACTGCTACAAAGCCGAAGGAGCCTCGTGAGGCGGCAATTCGTGGACGCGATTTGCTCACCGGACTTCCACGTGAGGTAATCGTGACGGATATCGATCTCCGCGAAGCCCTCGCACCATCTCTTGCTGCGCTCGTTGAGGCGACTAAGGAAGTACTTGAGACGGCCCCACCAGAAATTCTTGCCGATGTGATGCATCGAGGAATCGTTATCGCAGGTGGCGGTGCACTTATTTATGGGTTGCCGGAACTTCTTGAACTCGCATTACATATTCCCGTCGTTACCGCAGATGAACCACTCACCGCAGTAGCACGTGGAACAGGTATCATCATTGAAAATTTGGATATGTATCGCGAAGTGCTCATCGAGCATGATAACGAACTTCCATCACGCTAG
- a CDS encoding rod shape-determining protein MreC encodes MPTNFRQERMVKEQRQKIYGALFLILVIIVLGRSSVLGAIGRFGHLIGLPLWHSADALQASGIDIASMTRTRASLIEENKVLHEQAELSDLRAKTIDALVSENEHLKELMGRDTKEDTVLARVLSRPPFEVYDTFIIDVGMHEGVSVGALVYGKGSFVIGSISRVMDRSSVVTLASAPGETRSVMVAESSGDEKQASSTTDTLSEKHNLVFAGIGGGGFRAQVPKQLHIAPGTMMALPTLNPSFIGIITTEYVPEDGSLKEIYGTLPFGINSLEWVKVVLALRTPVTP; translated from the coding sequence ATGCCAACTAATTTTCGACAGGAAAGGATGGTGAAAGAGCAGCGCCAAAAAATCTATGGCGCGCTTTTTCTCATTCTTGTCATCATCGTCCTTGGGCGTTCCTCTGTGCTTGGCGCAATTGGGCGATTTGGGCATTTGATAGGTCTTCCACTTTGGCATAGTGCGGATGCCCTCCAAGCTTCAGGAATTGATATCGCAAGCATGACTCGAACAAGAGCCTCACTGATTGAAGAGAATAAGGTGTTGCATGAGCAGGCAGAATTGAGTGACTTACGAGCAAAGACTATTGATGCACTTGTATCAGAAAATGAACATCTCAAGGAGCTGATGGGGCGCGATACAAAAGAGGATACTGTGCTAGCGCGCGTGCTTTCGAGGCCGCCATTTGAAGTCTATGATACTTTCATTATCGATGTTGGCATGCATGAAGGGGTGAGTGTTGGTGCGCTTGTGTACGGGAAGGGCTCATTTGTGATTGGTTCAATATCAAGAGTAATGGATAGGAGCTCAGTGGTAACACTCGCATCTGCCCCCGGTGAAACGCGCAGCGTTATGGTTGCAGAGTCATCTGGTGATGAAAAGCAAGCCTCAAGTACGACGGACACACTTTCTGAAAAGCATAATCTAGTCTTTGCAGGTATTGGGGGAGGAGGCTTTCGTGCTCAGGTTCCAAAGCAATTACATATCGCACCCGGGACGATGATGGCACTTCCTACGCTTAATCCTTCTTTCATCGGTATAATCACTACAGAGTATGTTCCCGAGGATGGGTCACTCAAAGAGATATACGGCACACTTCCATTTGGAATTAATTCACTTGAGTGGGTGAAAGTTGTCCTTGCTCTGCGTACTCCAGTAACACCATAA
- a CDS encoding penicillin-binding transpeptidase domain-containing protein gives MDDRNMPGFDQQQFEGRIEQPIARASIIALGGLFVLITVVFWVKLADMQVAHGSDYAAQSTRNRIDETYIFPERGVISDRNGVPLAWNLPKEGDDADFAKRKYIEKGGFGHILGYLGYPLKDKNGLYYQKAYTAINGIESQYHELLSGAIGKHLVEVDARGNVVWSNTIIPPVPGKNITLAIDADLQHQMYEIVSGVARAGNWTAGAAAIMDINNGELITLTSFPEFSSNVMTERDDPEKMESYHKDKRSPFIDRAVSGLFAPGSIVKPLIAAAALQEKLITKNTIIVSEGRITIPNKYFPDKPTHFNDWRAHGAMTVKEGIAYSSDVFFYEIGGGFGAQKGLGIERLEKWYRSFSYGAPTGIDLEGEASGTLPNPAWKEKTFNGDPWRVGDTYFTSIGQYGVQSTLLQPLVEAAAIANYGTVLTPHLVKDQVFPTRTIAIDKKNFDIVQEGMRLAASPSGTANTLVMDGVHFGAKTGTAELGVTKNHVNSWVIGFFPYEKPKYAFALVMEHGMKGDTKNAAYTMRKFFDWLAVAHPEYLGMKAPLAAPTEDSNGHDGEAEAPIPAPVVGQ, from the coding sequence TTGGATGATCGAAATATGCCAGGCTTCGATCAGCAGCAGTTTGAGGGTCGTATTGAGCAACCGATTGCTCGTGCATCAATTATTGCTCTTGGAGGTTTATTTGTACTCATCACTGTAGTTTTTTGGGTGAAGCTCGCGGATATGCAGGTTGCTCATGGTTCTGATTATGCAGCACAGTCAACGCGCAACCGTATTGACGAAACATATATTTTCCCAGAGCGTGGCGTCATCAGTGATCGTAATGGAGTACCACTCGCTTGGAATCTTCCAAAGGAAGGGGATGATGCAGACTTTGCGAAGCGAAAGTATATTGAAAAAGGTGGGTTCGGTCATATTCTTGGCTATCTAGGTTATCCACTCAAGGATAAGAACGGCTTGTACTATCAGAAGGCATATACTGCAATCAACGGTATTGAGTCGCAGTATCATGAATTGCTTTCTGGTGCGATTGGTAAACACCTTGTTGAGGTGGATGCGCGTGGTAATGTTGTTTGGTCAAATACAATTATTCCTCCTGTACCTGGAAAGAATATTACGCTTGCAATCGATGCTGACTTGCAGCATCAAATGTACGAGATTGTTAGTGGAGTCGCTCGCGCGGGTAACTGGACCGCAGGTGCAGCAGCGATAATGGATATTAATAATGGTGAACTCATTACGCTCACTTCTTTCCCAGAGTTCAGTTCGAATGTCATGACCGAGCGTGATGATCCGGAAAAAATGGAATCTTATCATAAGGATAAGCGCTCTCCGTTTATTGATCGAGCGGTTTCGGGGCTTTTTGCGCCAGGATCTATTGTGAAGCCACTTATCGCGGCGGCAGCACTGCAGGAAAAACTGATTACAAAGAATACTATCATTGTATCTGAAGGAAGAATCACCATTCCAAACAAGTACTTTCCTGATAAGCCTACCCATTTCAATGACTGGCGTGCACACGGAGCAATGACCGTGAAGGAAGGTATCGCGTATTCATCTGACGTATTCTTTTATGAGATCGGAGGAGGCTTTGGTGCACAGAAGGGTTTGGGGATCGAGCGACTTGAGAAATGGTATCGTAGCTTTAGTTATGGCGCTCCAACAGGGATCGATCTTGAAGGGGAGGCGAGCGGGACGCTTCCAAATCCTGCATGGAAAGAGAAGACATTTAATGGTGATCCGTGGCGTGTCGGTGATACCTATTTCACAAGCATCGGTCAGTATGGAGTGCAATCAACCTTGCTTCAGCCACTAGTTGAAGCTGCTGCGATAGCGAATTATGGAACAGTGCTTACGCCACACCTTGTAAAGGATCAGGTATTTCCAACACGAACAATTGCGATTGATAAAAAGAATTTTGATATCGTGCAAGAGGGCATGCGCTTGGCAGCATCTCCTTCAGGAACAGCGAATACGCTGGTAATGGATGGGGTACACTTCGGTGCAAAGACGGGAACTGCAGAACTCGGCGTTACTAAGAATCATGTGAACTCTTGGGTTATCGGTTTCTTCCCATACGAAAAGCCGAAGTACGCTTTTGCCTTGGTGATGGAGCATGGTATGAAGGGTGATACAAAGAATGCTGCATATACAATGCGCAAGTTCTTTGATTGGCTTGCGGTGGCGCATCCTGAATATCTTGGCATGAAGGCTCCGCTTGCGGCACCTACAGAAGATAGCAATGGTCATGATGGTGAAGCCGAGGCCCCGATACCAGCTCCGGTCGTTGGTCAGTAG
- the greA gene encoding transcription elongation factor GreA, with the protein MDTPKEYLSKEKHGELVAELDFLTRTRRKEIAEALEAAKALGDLSENAEYHSAREAQAALEERISMLEEILRTAIVVGEHARKDTVDIGSTVTIKRNGEKQVFTLVGSEETDVLSGKISNRAPLGEALMGKKKGDVCKYKTPVGTAECTILEVA; encoded by the coding sequence ATGGATACTCCAAAGGAATATTTGAGCAAGGAAAAGCACGGTGAGCTCGTTGCAGAGCTCGACTTCTTAACACGTACGCGTCGTAAAGAGATTGCAGAAGCACTCGAAGCCGCAAAGGCTCTTGGTGATCTCTCAGAGAATGCAGAATACCATTCTGCGCGTGAGGCTCAGGCCGCACTCGAAGAGCGCATCTCAATGCTTGAAGAAATTCTTCGCACTGCGATTGTTGTCGGTGAACATGCAAGAAAGGATACCGTTGATATTGGTTCTACCGTCACCATTAAACGCAATGGCGAGAAGCAAGTCTTTACACTTGTTGGTTCAGAAGAAACTGATGTGCTCTCGGGCAAGATTTCAAACCGCGCTCCACTAGGCGAGGCACTCATGGGTAAGAAGAAGGGTGATGTCTGTAAGTATAAGACACCAGTCGGAACTGCTGAGTGTACAATTCTCGAAGTCGCTTAA
- a CDS encoding lysine--tRNA ligase has translation MASLEEIRTERLRKHALLLEKGMNPYPSKVPRTHAVSAVRANFADLESKAAIVALAGRVMAIRGQGAIQFVVLDDGTGTFQAVMKRDTLGEEKMDFFGATVDMGDFISVTGTVFTTQRGEASILVTDWVMASKSLLPLPDKWGGLQDEEEKLRKRYLDILTNAELKDLFIKKSKFWQAMRSFLINEGYLEVETPIIEVTTGGADARPFASHHWALDIPVFNRISAGELWQKRLMVAGYPKTFEIGRIFRNEGMSPEHAQDYTQMECYAAWENFEEGMQFVERLYRHVAKEAFGTEQFTIRGFDIDLSKPWARYDYTETIHRMTGVHIVTATQEELDAKLKELGVRFDPKGWNRMRAIDNLWKWCRKQIAGPGFLINAPVEMAPLAKVAKDGKTVEMYQPIIAGSEVGRGYSELNDPIDQRQRFTEQQGMRDAGDEEAQMADWEFVEALEHGMPPTSGFGVSERLFSFLADKPIREAQLFPLVKPKID, from the coding sequence ATGGCATCACTTGAAGAAATTCGCACCGAGCGTCTGCGCAAGCACGCACTCCTCCTTGAGAAGGGAATGAATCCATATCCTTCGAAAGTCCCTCGTACGCATGCAGTAAGTGCAGTGCGCGCAAATTTTGCAGACCTCGAATCAAAGGCAGCGATCGTTGCGCTCGCGGGACGTGTCATGGCCATTCGTGGTCAGGGCGCCATTCAGTTCGTTGTGCTCGATGACGGTACGGGTACATTCCAGGCCGTCATGAAGCGTGACACGCTCGGAGAGGAGAAGATGGATTTCTTCGGCGCTACTGTAGACATGGGTGATTTTATCTCTGTAACCGGAACCGTATTTACCACGCAGCGTGGTGAGGCAAGTATCCTTGTGACCGACTGGGTCATGGCAAGCAAGTCATTGCTCCCACTCCCTGATAAGTGGGGTGGACTCCAGGACGAAGAAGAAAAGCTGCGTAAGCGCTACCTCGATATTCTGACAAATGCAGAATTGAAGGATCTTTTCATCAAGAAGTCAAAGTTCTGGCAGGCAATGCGTTCATTCCTTATCAATGAGGGTTATCTCGAAGTCGAGACTCCGATTATCGAAGTGACAACGGGAGGAGCGGATGCTCGTCCATTTGCCTCACATCACTGGGCACTTGATATCCCTGTCTTTAACCGCATTTCTGCCGGTGAGCTGTGGCAGAAGCGCCTCATGGTCGCAGGTTACCCAAAGACCTTCGAGATTGGACGCATCTTCCGTAATGAGGGCATGAGTCCAGAGCACGCACAGGACTATACACAGATGGAGTGCTATGCAGCTTGGGAGAATTTCGAAGAGGGAATGCAGTTCGTGGAGCGTCTCTACCGCCATGTTGCGAAGGAGGCATTCGGGACCGAGCAATTCACCATTCGTGGTTTCGATATCGACCTCAGTAAGCCATGGGCACGCTACGACTACACGGAGACTATTCATCGTATGACTGGTGTCCATATCGTGACGGCTACCCAGGAAGAACTCGATGCAAAGCTCAAGGAGCTTGGTGTGCGTTTCGACCCCAAGGGCTGGAATCGTATGCGTGCGATTGATAATCTTTGGAAGTGGTGCCGCAAGCAGATTGCAGGACCAGGATTCCTTATTAATGCACCTGTGGAGATGGCTCCACTTGCGAAGGTTGCAAAGGATGGCAAGACCGTTGAGATGTACCAGCCAATCATCGCGGGAAGCGAGGTAGGTCGTGGATACAGTGAGCTCAATGATCCTATTGATCAGCGACAACGATTCACGGAGCAGCAAGGTATGCGTGATGCAGGTGATGAGGAGGCACAGATGGCGGACTGGGAGTTCGTCGAAGCGCTAGAGCATGGTATGCCACCTACATCAGGTTTCGGCGTCTCGGAGCGTTTGTTCTCATTTTTGGCAGATAAGCCAATTCGCGAAGCCCAGCTTTTCCCACTGGTGAAGCCAAAGATAGATTAG
- the clpX gene encoding ATP-dependent Clp protease ATP-binding subunit ClpX, whose amino-acid sequence MSINDRPRCGFCLSDEGPLIPGSAVSRLFEGDVVREILNVLEDNGIYNPSRNIADAVAYVHICPRCVLRYAEQEVEKQRSDAREDSVDYTPQTIHGYLNRWVVGQDRAKKTLAIAIYEHYARMRIKEISRVPSDPYRDVELKKANVLLIGPTGSGKTLLIETIARYLDVPFVVVDATTITEAGYVGKDADHCIKRLLLLSDGSVSRAERGIVYLDEIDKIACAQDTSINRDIGGEGAQQALLKLIEGVEVEVTTRSDSGSPSKSTVNTSGILFIASGAFPGLPEIIGKRKHSRGMGFQTSPQKKQCSEDCLCDVTVEDLKRYGLIPEFLGRFPVIETLEALSRADLISILKDPRNSLLNQYRKLFLFEGIQLTVDDAVLESIADDAMGSGTGARGLQSVFEKIMRDLVYIIPGMKIAEPDLVSVQVTMKYLEGGTATFGYKEKGPDGSRRRARR is encoded by the coding sequence ATGTCCATCAATGATCGGCCACGTTGTGGCTTTTGTCTTTCCGATGAAGGGCCGCTTATTCCCGGAAGTGCCGTTTCTCGTCTTTTTGAAGGCGATGTAGTTCGAGAGATATTGAATGTGCTCGAAGATAACGGAATCTATAATCCCTCTCGAAACATTGCTGATGCAGTCGCGTATGTTCATATCTGCCCCAGATGTGTGCTGCGCTATGCAGAGCAAGAGGTAGAGAAGCAGAGGAGTGATGCACGTGAAGATTCGGTTGACTATACACCACAGACTATTCATGGGTATCTCAACCGTTGGGTCGTAGGTCAAGATCGTGCGAAGAAAACACTCGCAATCGCGATTTACGAACATTACGCGCGAATGCGCATCAAGGAGATTTCAAGAGTTCCGAGTGATCCGTATCGCGATGTTGAACTCAAGAAGGCGAATGTGCTCCTTATTGGGCCAACGGGTAGTGGTAAAACATTGCTCATAGAAACGATTGCGCGCTATCTCGATGTTCCATTCGTTGTTGTTGATGCAACGACGATCACGGAAGCGGGCTATGTCGGCAAAGATGCGGATCATTGCATCAAACGCCTTTTGCTCCTTTCGGATGGTTCTGTGTCTCGCGCGGAACGCGGTATTGTTTATCTCGATGAGATTGATAAGATTGCATGTGCACAGGATACGAGCATCAATCGCGACATTGGAGGTGAGGGAGCGCAGCAGGCGTTACTCAAACTCATTGAAGGGGTCGAGGTTGAAGTGACGACGCGAAGTGATTCGGGCAGTCCGTCGAAGTCCACAGTGAACACGAGCGGCATACTCTTTATTGCAAGCGGTGCGTTTCCCGGCTTACCCGAGATCATTGGGAAGCGCAAGCATAGCAGGGGAATGGGTTTCCAGACCTCGCCACAGAAGAAGCAGTGTTCAGAGGATTGCCTCTGTGACGTCACCGTAGAGGATTTGAAGCGCTATGGCCTGATTCCAGAGTTTCTCGGCCGATTTCCGGTCATTGAGACACTGGAGGCACTCTCTCGTGCTGACCTCATTAGCATCCTCAAGGACCCAAGAAATTCGCTACTCAATCAGTATCGCAAGTTGTTCTTATTTGAAGGAATACAACTCACCGTCGACGATGCAGTACTCGAATCTATTGCTGATGATGCTATGGGTAGTGGCACCGGCGCCAGAGGCTTGCAGAGTGTATTCGAGAAAATCATGAGAGATTTGGTGTACATTATCCCCGGGATGAAAATCGCTGAACCAGACCTGGTCAGTGTTCAGGTCACGATGAAATATCTCGAGGGCGGAACTGCAACCTTCGGATATAAAGAAAAAGGGCCTGATGGCTCTAGACGACGTGCACGTCGATGA